One window of Lawsonibacter asaccharolyticus genomic DNA carries:
- a CDS encoding homoserine O-succinyltransferase, giving the protein MPIRIPDSLPARAILEGENIFVMTEYRAIHQDIRPLNLLILNLMPTKIVTETQLLRKLSNSPLQVQVELLHTLSHISQNTDAEHLSSFYTTFHQIKDKKYDGMIITGAPVENLDFTDVDYWDELCQIMEWTKTHVHSTLHICWGAQAGLYYHYQIPKYDLGKKLFGVFPHRVVRTQSPLFRGFDDIFYIPHSRYTENRLEDIQRVPELELLAISEQAGVFAVKSSDNRRFFITGHPEYDPDTLANEYFRDVNKGLDIAVPENYFAQDDPSRPPVVRWRSAAQLFYTNWLNYYVYQTTPYDLKKISD; this is encoded by the coding sequence GTGCCGATCCGAATCCCCGACTCTCTGCCCGCCCGGGCCATTCTGGAGGGAGAGAACATCTTTGTCATGACTGAATACCGCGCCATCCATCAGGACATCCGCCCGCTGAACCTGCTTATCCTGAATCTGATGCCCACTAAGATCGTCACCGAGACCCAGCTGCTGCGCAAGCTCTCCAACTCTCCGCTCCAGGTCCAGGTAGAGCTGCTCCACACCCTGAGCCACATTTCCCAAAATACTGACGCCGAGCACCTGTCTTCCTTTTATACGACCTTCCATCAGATCAAGGATAAGAAGTATGACGGCATGATCATCACCGGAGCACCGGTGGAGAATTTGGATTTCACCGACGTGGACTACTGGGATGAGCTCTGCCAGATCATGGAATGGACCAAAACTCATGTCCACTCCACGCTCCACATCTGCTGGGGGGCCCAGGCCGGGCTGTATTACCACTACCAGATCCCCAAATATGATCTGGGCAAAAAGCTCTTCGGCGTCTTCCCCCATAGGGTGGTGCGCACCCAGTCACCGCTGTTCCGGGGATTTGACGATATCTTCTACATCCCCCACTCCCGTTATACCGAGAACCGCTTGGAGGATATCCAGCGGGTCCCTGAGCTGGAGCTGCTGGCCATCTCAGAGCAGGCCGGAGTCTTTGCCGTCAAGAGTTCAGACAATCGGCGCTTCTTTATCACCGGACACCCGGAGTATGACCCGGACACCCTGGCCAACGAATATTTCCGGGATGTCAACAAGGGGCTGGATATCGCCGTACCGGAAAACTACTTCGCTCAGGACGACCCCTCCCGCCCCCCTGTCGTCCGCTGGCGTTCCGCCGCCCAGCTCTTCTATACCAACTGGCTCAATTATTATGTCTACCAAACCACTCCCTACGACTTGAAAAAGATCTCCGATTGA
- a CDS encoding beta-phosphoglucomutase, which produces MVRGLVFDLDGVLVHTDELHYRAWKALAGRLGLPFTREQGDRCRGVSRMGSLEILLEGSNRSYTEREKLRMAEEKNDCYRAQLQELTPGDVPERTVETLRELRRRGYRLGLASSSKNAGVILTRTGLDALLDRVVDGNQITRSKPDPEVFLRAAQLLELPPEDCAGVDDALAGVESARTAGMTAAAIGPAALAGAGDWNLECLSRLLDLCPPLEGGRDL; this is translated from the coding sequence GCCTGGAAGGCCCTGGCAGGCCGGCTCGGCCTCCCCTTCACTCGGGAACAGGGGGACCGCTGCCGGGGTGTCTCTCGGATGGGGAGCCTGGAGATTTTGCTGGAGGGCAGCAATCGGTCCTATACGGAGCGGGAGAAGCTGCGGATGGCGGAGGAAAAGAATGACTGCTACCGGGCCCAGCTCCAGGAGCTGACCCCTGGCGATGTGCCGGAGAGGACGGTGGAGACCCTGAGGGAGCTGCGCCGCCGGGGCTATCGGCTGGGCCTCGCCTCCAGCAGCAAAAACGCCGGGGTGATCCTGACACGCACCGGCTTGGACGCCCTCCTGGACCGGGTGGTGGACGGGAACCAGATCACCCGCTCTAAGCCGGACCCGGAGGTATTCCTGCGGGCCGCCCAGCTGCTGGAGCTCCCGCCCGAGGACTGCGCAGGGGTGGACGACGCCCTGGCGGGGGTGGAGTCGGCCCGGACCGCCGGCATGACCGCAGCTGCCATAGGTCCCGCCGCCTTGGCAGGGGCGGGGGACTGGAATCTGGAATGCCTCTCCCGGTTGCTGGACCTGTGCCCGCCTCTGGAAGGGGGGCGGGACCTGTGA